In the genome of Cryptomeria japonica chromosome 8, Sugi_1.0, whole genome shotgun sequence, one region contains:
- the LOC131032401 gene encoding receptor-like protein kinase, with amino-acid sequence MGLTGTVPPCLGKLSSLTELDLSFNRLSGNIPVFSSLAVLYLKANILEGETVLSTICMVRNLSKVDLSGNQLNGSLPSCLGSLSSLTELRLSHNRLSENIPLSFANMSSSLAVFDLEYNVLEGETVINSICMLNNLRKVDLSASRLNGNVPACLGRLSSLTKLDLPGNGLRGNIPLSFGNMSSSLVVLD; translated from the coding sequence ATGGGATTAACAGGTACTGTTCCTCCCTGCTTGGGAAAACTTTCTTCTCTCACAGAACTGGATCTATCTTTTAATAGGTTGAGTGGAAACATTCCGGTGTTTTCTTCTCTTGCTGTCCTTTATTTAAAAGCTAATATTTTAGAAGGTGAAACTGTCCTTAGTACTATTTGTATGGTCAGGAACCTTAGTAAGGTTGATCTTTCTGGCAATCAACTGAATGGGAGCTTACCATCCTGTCTGGGAAGTCTCTCTTCACTCACAGAACTGCGTCTATCTCATAATAGGTTGAGTGAGAATATTCCATTGTCCTTTGCAAACATGTCCTCTTCTCTTGCTGTCTTTGACTTGGAATATAACGTTTTAGAAGGTGAAACTGTCATCAACAGTATTTGCATGCTCAACAATCTTAGAAAGGTTGATCTTTCTGCTAGTCGACTGAATGGAAACGTACCGGCTTGTCTGGGAAGGCTCTCTTCTCTTACAAAACTAGATTTACCTGGTAATGGCTTGAGGGGGAATATTCCATTGTCCTTTGGAAACATGTCTTCTTCTCTGGTTGTCCTTGATTAA